A single region of the Campylobacteraceae bacterium genome encodes:
- a CDS encoding SDR family NAD(P)-dependent oxidoreductase — MILKNKVVLITGSNGGLGSQLVKMFLEQNVKKIYCAIRSSKDASSLKALSSKVEIIILDISKLENIKKIACEIKNIDVLVNNAGANSKNRVFEDSSLDFDVNVLGTLNLTRILSNKINKNGLIINITSITALINNPLIALYSASKSALHSLTQAIRAEMSLQEIHVLEVLPGPLDTNMTKGREMEKANPKDVANEIYLAIKNNEEEVYPDTFSKMIKNNLDKDPKALEKQFQEILKNT, encoded by the coding sequence TTGATTTTAAAAAATAAAGTAGTATTAATTACAGGATCAAATGGCGGCTTAGGAAGCCAATTGGTTAAAATGTTCTTAGAACAAAATGTTAAAAAAATTTATTGCGCCATAAGAAGTAGTAAAGATGCCAGTTCTTTAAAAGCTTTATCTTCAAAAGTTGAAATTATAATACTTGACATTTCTAAGCTAGAAAATATTAAAAAGATTGCTTGTGAAATAAAAAATATTGATGTACTTGTAAACAATGCAGGTGCAAATAGTAAAAACAGAGTTTTTGAAGACTCTTCTTTGGATTTTGATGTTAATGTACTAGGAACATTAAATCTTACTAGAATTTTATCAAACAAAATTAACAAAAATGGCCTCATCATAAATATCACCTCCATTACAGCATTAATTAATAATCCACTTATTGCTTTATATTCTGCTTCAAAAAGTGCGTTACATTCGTTAACACAAGCAATAAGAGCAGAAATGTCTTTGCAAGAAATCCATGTACTAGAAGTATTACCAGGACCTCTTGATACCAATATGACAAAAGGAAGAGAGATGGAAAAAGCCAATCCAAAAGATGTAGCAAATGAAATTTATCTTGCTATAAAAAATAATGAAGAAGAAGTATATCCTGATACTTTTTCTAAAATGATAAAAAATAACTTAGATAAAGATCCAAAAGCTCTTGAAAAACAATTCCAAGAAATCTTAAAAAACACATAA
- a CDS encoding Ig-like domain-containing protein has protein sequence MSDFIKIVDTQGNERFYDPKNIVNIQINSGDTVYLLHVSNSLPNDDSLFVTFDNGENVLLTDLILFLNESDATIIIVDPDNNHSELNTYAQLLEFLETAASSAILESDVASTTQSITTSITSYELSTRGQKIQNDEDISLSIVNSSTNSSLVDSSEPVSKEAIAGTVFINTITDDNIINITESSSLITISGTAIGGDISVNDTVLLLINGTTYTTNVLADGSWHVSVNGSDLINELDFKVDVSSTNSSANSISSSVSASFSKDLIEDIISLSLNTDTGSSSSDLLTSDTLINVTGLESDSTWEYSTDGGSTWINGNGTSFNLAQNTSYLQDDVQVRTTDVAGNTSISKMAAITTDNLANDVSLTLNNDTGRDDDFITSDSKINVTGLETGSTWEYSTDGGSTWISGSGTSFNLMTNTVYTEDSVQVKTTDVAGNIHISKMAEIITDSRADDILVLNTDTGLNRFDNITSNNQINVQVLESTSTWEYSLDSGNTWIEGVGTSFLLASNKVYNDEEIQIKSIDIAGNISIEKMASITTDDTSDTVSLSLSNDTQITVSGLENTSIWEYSLDGGNIWLSGSGISFNIDQNTSYLDDDIQVRTTDIAGNTSIANISVLKNHEDAAMVNGNITSSDIDDNSTAAYTTTSTVAGFTLNADGSYSFDPSNASYQNLEEGVNQVITIPVTVTDDKGATHTQDLSITITGTNDAPVLNTITAVTTSE, from the coding sequence ATGAGTGATTTTATCAAAATTGTAGATACACAAGGTAATGAAAGATTTTATGACCCTAAAAATATTGTAAATATTCAGATTAATAGTGGTGATACTGTTTATTTATTACATGTTTCGAACAGTCTTCCAAATGATGACAGTCTTTTTGTTACTTTTGACAATGGTGAAAATGTATTACTAACTGATTTGATTTTATTTTTAAATGAAAGTGATGCAACTATAATCATTGTGGATCCAGATAACAATCATAGTGAATTAAATACTTACGCTCAATTATTAGAATTTCTTGAAACAGCTGCTTCAAGTGCAATACTAGAAAGTGATGTTGCTTCAACTACTCAAAGTATCACCACTTCTATTACCTCTTATGAATTAAGCACAAGAGGTCAAAAGATTCAAAATGATGAAGATATTTCACTCTCTATTGTAAATAGCAGTACTAATTCTTCTTTAGTAGACTCAAGTGAGCCTGTTTCTAAAGAAGCTATAGCAGGAACTGTTTTCATAAATACTATCACCGATGATAATATTATTAACATTACTGAATCCTCTTCTTTAATCACAATAAGTGGAACAGCTATTGGGGGAGATATTTCTGTTAATGATACAGTTCTTTTATTAATTAATGGAACTACATATACTACGAATGTTCTTGCAGATGGCAGTTGGCACGTTAGTGTTAATGGAAGTGATTTAATTAATGAGCTTGATTTTAAAGTAGATGTTTCATCTACAAATTCTAGTGCTAACTCAATTTCTTCTTCAGTTTCTGCAAGTTTTTCAAAAGATTTAATAGAAGATATTATTTCTCTTTCTTTAAATACAGATACTGGAAGTTCAAGCAGTGATTTACTTACAAGTGATACTTTAATTAATGTAACAGGATTAGAAAGTGATTCTACTTGGGAATACTCAACGGATGGTGGAAGTACATGGATTAATGGAAATGGAACAAGCTTTAATTTAGCGCAAAACACTTCTTACTTACAAGATGATGTACAAGTAAGAACAACAGATGTAGCTGGTAATACTAGTATTTCTAAAATGGCTGCTATTACTACTGATAATCTTGCAAATGATGTGAGTTTAACTTTAAATAATGATACGGGGAGAGATGATGATTTCATTACTTCAGATAGCAAAATTAATGTAACAGGACTAGAAACAGGTTCTACTTGGGAATACTCAACGGACGGTGGTAGTACTTGGATTAGTGGAAGTGGAACAAGCTTTAACTTAATGACTAATACTGTCTATACTGAAGATTCTGTACAGGTAAAAACAACAGATGTAGCAGGAAACATTCATATAAGTAAAATGGCTGAAATTATTACTGATTCAAGAGCCGATGATATTTTAGTCCTTAATACAGACACCGGATTAAATAGATTTGATAATATTACGTCAAATAATCAAATTAATGTACAAGTCTTAGAATCTACGTCAACATGGGAATACTCTCTTGATAGTGGTAACACTTGGATTGAGGGTGTTGGAACATCTTTTCTTTTAGCTTCAAATAAAGTTTACAATGATGAAGAGATTCAAATTAAGAGTATTGATATTGCAGGAAATATTTCAATTGAAAAAATGGCTTCAATTACTACAGATGATACGAGTGATACCGTAAGTCTGTCTTTGAGCAATGATACTCAAATAACCGTAAGCGGACTTGAAAATACAAGTATATGGGAATATTCTTTAGATGGTGGTAATATATGGTTAAGTGGAAGTGGAATTTCCTTTAATATTGATCAAAATACAAGTTATTTAGATGATGATATTCAAGTAAGAACAACGGATATTGCTGGTAATACAAGTATCGCAAATATTTCAGTGCTTAAAAATCATGAAGATGCTGCCATGGTAAATGGAAATATTACTTCTAGTGATATTGATGATAACTCAACAGCCGCTTATACTACAACATCCACCGTTGCAGGCTTTACATTAAATGCGGATGGTTCATACAGCTTTGATCCAAGCAATGCCAGTTACCAAAACTTAGAAGAAGGCGTCAATCAAGTTATTACTATTCCAGTTACAGTTACAGATGATAAAGGCGCTACTCATACGCAAGATTTATCCATTACAATAACAGGAACAAACGATGCTCCTGTATTAAATACTATTACTGCTGTTACAACTTCTGAAGA
- a CDS encoding ThiF family adenylyltransferase: MEAHDEFFNRQIKLWGNDVQNTLQGKKVAIIGSGGLGCTLAIALGASGIGEFAFVDFDTVGIHNIHRQIGFSVADDGKFKSEVLKDLVHSRCPYTKATSYVESFDDFAKRGLEFDLIIDATDNLPVRAAINEYCIKKEQAWIYGSVEEFHGQVCFFEKASYEAVFQINDRKPNGIACPIVMHIGSLQANLALRYLAGLSVKKDILYYLSFNEEGILDTKRFNLPVN; encoded by the coding sequence ATGGAAGCACATGACGAATTTTTTAACAGGCAAATTAAACTTTGGGGAAATGATGTTCAAAACACCTTACAAGGCAAAAAAGTTGCAATTATTGGTTCTGGTGGTTTGGGATGTACGTTAGCTATTGCTTTAGGAGCCAGTGGTATTGGCGAGTTTGCTTTTGTAGATTTTGATACGGTTGGAATTCATAATATTCACAGACAAATAGGTTTTAGCGTTGCTGATGATGGTAAGTTTAAATCAGAAGTTTTAAAAGACTTAGTACATTCACGATGTCCTTATACAAAAGCTACATCTTATGTGGAGAGTTTTGATGACTTTGCTAAAAGAGGTCTTGAATTTGATTTAATTATTGATGCTACTGATAATTTACCTGTTCGTGCTGCTATTAATGAGTACTGCATTAAGAAAGAACAAGCATGGATTTACGGTTCTGTTGAAGAATTCCATGGCCAAGTATGTTTCTTTGAAAAAGCATCGTATGAAGCAGTATTCCAAATCAATGATAGAAAACCAAATGGTATTGCTTGTCCTATTGTTATGCATATTGGATCTCTTCAAGCAAATCTTGCACTTAGATATTTAGCTGGTTTAAGTGTAAAAAAAGATATTCTTTATTATTTGTCTTTTAATGAAGAGGGTATTCTTGATACAAAAAGATTTAATTTACCAGTAAATTAG
- the xseB gene encoding exodeoxyribonuclease VII small subunit: MSTEENIHFEDKIKEAKELLEKLSNPEITLENSVKLYKDGLKQLDDAQKLLDEAKLVFTQLNK; the protein is encoded by the coding sequence ATGAGCACAGAAGAAAACATACATTTTGAAGACAAAATAAAAGAAGCAAAAGAGTTATTAGAAAAATTAAGCAATCCAGAAATAACACTGGAAAACAGTGTAAAACTGTATAAAGATGGACTAAAACAATTAGATGACGCGCAAAAACTCTTAGATGAAGCAAAGCTTGTATTTACACAACTAAACAAATAA
- the carB gene encoding carbamoyl-phosphate synthase large subunit: MPKREDIKNILLIGSGPIIIGQACEFDYSGTQATKTLKELGYRVVLVNSNPATIMTDPEFADKTYIEPITEEVVAKIIEKENIDAILPTMGGQTALNVATSMYDKGMLDGIKFLGAHPDAIKKGEDRHLFNEAMKKIGMDLPRSANAYTVDEAMIRAKEIGFPVISRASFTLAGGGSGVAYNMDEFKLLAEAGLDASPINEIEIMESMLGWKEYEMEVIRDNKDNCIIVCSIENLDPMGVHTGDSITVAPALTLTDKEYQDMRNASFAILREIGVDTGGSNVQFSICPKTGRMIVIEMNPRVSRSSALASKATGYPIAKIATLLAVGFTLDEIENDITGTTASFEPVIDYIVTKVPRFTFEKFPKADSTLTTSMKSVGEVMAMGRTFNESLQKALISLETGLSGFDKIEADFDFIKKEIRRPNESRLLYLMQGMREGLSNEELFDLSAIDPWFLSKFREIFNIEKSIDSSILSDENKMREAKTNGFSDKMIASLLNEKEDTVYDARISLGIEFEYNEVDTCAAEFEALTPYLYSTTNITKLPKVEKVKSDDKKVLIIGGGPNRIGQGIEFDYCCVHASFALKEMGVKTIMYNCNPETVSTDYDTSDVLYFEPIDFEHVRAVIKEENPDGVIVHFGGQTPLKLANALTEIGAKIIGTTAAVIDLAEDRKKFSSFVEKVGLLQPENGTAVEITGAIEIAERIGYPVLVRPSFVLGGRGMRIVYSTEELSKYMDAAVEVSNDAPVLIDRFLDRAIELDVDCICDGKEVYIGGIMQHTEEAGVHSGDSSCTLPPHSISDELIKELESKTKDMALQLGVVGLMNVQYAIHKGEIYLIEVNPRASRTVPFVSKATGMPLAKVATRVMWGETLREALAAYNFDLVWEGNGVLKPILRDHVAVKEAVFPFAKLSGSDMILTPEMKSTGEVMGISNSFAQSYGKAQSAAKNDLPSEGKVFISLCDLDKEFAPKIAQGLVDMGCTVVATEGTYKEIINAGIECEKVLKISEGRPNITDLMTNGEIALAFNTSNGKESVKQDGRNIRRSVLKMNVPYVTTATAALACVEAMKHAKESDGITIKALQDFLK, translated from the coding sequence ATGCCAAAAAGAGAAGATATAAAAAACATTTTACTTATCGGTTCTGGTCCAATTATTATTGGTCAAGCTTGCGAATTTGATTATTCAGGAACACAAGCTACAAAAACTCTTAAAGAGTTAGGATACAGAGTTGTTTTGGTTAATTCTAACCCCGCTACTATTATGACAGACCCAGAGTTTGCTGATAAAACTTATATAGAACCTATTACTGAAGAAGTTGTTGCTAAAATTATCGAAAAAGAAAATATTGATGCTATTTTACCTACTATGGGAGGTCAGACTGCACTTAATGTTGCTACTTCTATGTACGACAAAGGCATGCTTGATGGTATTAAATTCTTAGGTGCTCATCCTGATGCTATTAAAAAAGGTGAAGACAGACATCTTTTTAATGAAGCTATGAAAAAAATAGGTATGGATTTACCTAGAAGTGCGAATGCATATACTGTTGATGAAGCTATGATTCGTGCTAAAGAAATTGGTTTTCCTGTAATTTCTAGAGCTTCATTTACACTAGCAGGTGGTGGTTCTGGTGTTGCTTATAATATGGATGAATTTAAACTTTTAGCAGAAGCTGGACTTGATGCTTCACCTATCAATGAAATAGAAATTATGGAATCCATGCTTGGTTGGAAAGAATACGAGATGGAAGTTATTAGAGATAATAAAGATAACTGTATTATTGTATGTTCTATTGAAAATCTTGACCCTATGGGTGTTCATACAGGTGATTCTATTACTGTTGCACCTGCTTTAACCTTGACTGATAAAGAGTACCAAGATATGAGAAATGCTTCTTTTGCGATTTTACGTGAAATAGGTGTTGATACTGGTGGTTCAAATGTACAATTTTCAATTTGTCCTAAAACAGGAAGAATGATTGTAATTGAAATGAATCCAAGAGTTTCAAGATCTTCTGCACTTGCTTCTAAAGCTACGGGTTATCCTATTGCAAAAATTGCTACACTTTTAGCTGTTGGTTTTACGCTTGATGAAATTGAAAATGATATTACAGGAACTACTGCGTCTTTTGAGCCCGTTATTGATTATATTGTTACAAAAGTACCACGGTTTACTTTTGAAAAATTCCCTAAAGCTGACTCTACTCTTACAACATCAATGAAATCTGTTGGGGAAGTTATGGCAATGGGAAGAACATTTAATGAATCTTTACAAAAAGCTTTAATTTCTTTGGAAACAGGACTTAGTGGTTTTGATAAAATTGAAGCTGATTTTGACTTTATTAAAAAAGAAATCAGACGTCCTAATGAATCACGATTATTATATTTAATGCAAGGAATGAGAGAAGGATTAAGCAATGAAGAGTTATTTGATCTTTCTGCTATTGATCCTTGGTTCTTAAGTAAATTTAGAGAAATTTTCAATATTGAAAAATCAATTGATTCTTCTATTTTAAGTGATGAAAATAAAATGAGAGAAGCAAAAACAAACGGTTTCTCTGACAAAATGATTGCTTCATTATTAAATGAAAAAGAAGATACCGTTTATGATGCAAGAATATCTTTAGGAATTGAATTTGAATACAATGAAGTAGATACGTGTGCGGCTGAATTTGAAGCATTAACTCCGTATTTATATTCAACTACAAATATTACAAAACTTCCAAAAGTTGAAAAAGTAAAATCAGATGATAAAAAAGTATTAATCATAGGTGGCGGACCAAATAGAATTGGTCAAGGTATTGAGTTTGATTATTGTTGTGTACATGCTTCTTTTGCGTTAAAGGAAATGGGTGTTAAGACTATAATGTATAACTGTAACCCTGAAACTGTATCTACTGATTATGATACTTCTGATGTTTTATATTTTGAACCTATTGATTTTGAACATGTTCGTGCTGTAATTAAAGAGGAAAATCCAGATGGTGTTATTGTGCATTTTGGTGGACAAACTCCTTTAAAACTTGCTAATGCATTAACAGAAATTGGGGCTAAAATCATTGGAACTACTGCTGCTGTAATTGATTTAGCAGAAGATCGAAAAAAATTCTCTTCTTTTGTAGAAAAAGTAGGTTTGTTACAACCTGAAAATGGTACAGCAGTTGAAATAACGGGAGCTATTGAGATTGCAGAACGTATTGGATATCCTGTTCTTGTAAGACCATCTTTTGTACTTGGTGGAAGAGGAATGAGAATTGTTTATTCTACTGAAGAATTATCTAAGTATATGGATGCGGCTGTTGAAGTATCAAATGATGCTCCTGTTTTAATTGACAGATTCTTAGACCGTGCAATTGAGCTTGATGTTGATTGTATTTGTGATGGTAAAGAAGTATATATTGGTGGAATTATGCAACATACAGAAGAAGCTGGGGTTCACTCAGGAGATTCGTCTTGTACTCTTCCTCCTCATTCTATTTCTGATGAGTTAATTAAAGAGCTTGAAAGCAAAACAAAAGATATGGCGCTGCAATTAGGTGTTGTTGGTTTAATGAATGTGCAATATGCAATTCATAAAGGTGAGATTTATTTAATTGAAGTGAATCCAAGAGCATCAAGAACAGTACCTTTTGTATCAAAAGCTACTGGAATGCCTTTAGCAAAAGTTGCTACTCGTGTTATGTGGGGTGAGACTTTAAGAGAAGCCTTGGCTGCTTATAACTTTGATTTAGTATGGGAAGGCAATGGAGTATTAAAACCTATTTTAAGAGACCATGTTGCAGTTAAAGAAGCGGTTTTCCCTTTTGCTAAACTGTCTGGTTCTGATATGATTTTAACGCCTGAAATGAAATCTACAGGTGAAGTTATGGGGATTTCAAATTCTTTTGCTCAGTCCTATGGAAAAGCACAAAGTGCGGCTAAAAATGACCTACCAAGTGAAGGTAAGGTATTTATTTCTTTATGTGATTTAGATAAAGAATTTGCGCCTAAAATTGCTCAAGGTTTAGTAGATATGGGTTGTACTGTGGTTGCTACAGAAGGTACTTACAAAGAGATTATAAACGCTGGAATAGAGTGTGAAAAAGTTCTTAAAATATCTGAAGGACGACCTAATATCACAGATTTAATGACAAATGGGGAAATTGCACTTGCATTTAATACTTCAAATGGAAAAGAATCTGTTAAACAAGATGGTAGAAATATCAGACGATCTGTTTTAAAAATGAATGTGCCTTATGTTACTACGGCTACTGCTGCTCTTGCTTGTGTAGAAGCTATGAAACATGCAAAAGAAAGTGATGGTATTACAATTAAAGCCCTTCAGGACTTTTTAAAATAA
- a CDS encoding Sua5 YciO YrdC YwlC family protein yields MDSSLVYLVQTDTTVGFSSSNDEKLSFIKQRATTQKILQTLDSFKTLKQNTRIPSKFKRMVRNSKLSTFIYPNGNSYRVVAKNNAFHSFIKKFSQSYSTSANLSKEVYDEKFAYDNADIIVVQKDGFSELKSSSIYRLNTRRIKKLR; encoded by the coding sequence ATGGACAGCTCTTTAGTTTATTTAGTTCAAACCGATACAACGGTTGGTTTTTCATCCTCAAATGATGAAAAACTCTCTTTTATAAAACAAAGAGCCACTACTCAAAAAATACTTCAAACTCTTGATTCTTTTAAAACCCTAAAACAAAATACACGAATTCCTTCTAAATTTAAAAGAATGGTAAGAAACTCTAAACTTTCTACTTTTATTTATCCCAATGGAAATTCATATCGAGTTGTAGCAAAAAACAATGCTTTCCACTCTTTTATTAAAAAGTTCTCCCAAAGTTATTCAACTTCTGCAAATCTTAGTAAAGAAGTGTACGATGAAAAATTTGCTTATGATAATGCAGATATAATTGTAGTGCAAAAAGATGGCTTTAGTGAATTAAAATCTTCTTCAATATACAGACTAAATACACGAAGAATTAAGAAATTACGATAA
- a CDS encoding homoserine O-acetyltransferase, protein MKIETKTAQFKEPLKLESGRLLDHYEIIYETYGELNEDKSNVIVICHALSGSHHAAGRYNNEAKAGWWDNFIGDGKTIDTLKYYVICTNNLGSCFGSTSPMSIDPATNKAYRMKFPVLTISDIVKAQIRLFEALNIYHVRAVIGGSMGGMQAICYSIDHSSFADIVIPLATTAYTRPWAIASNKIAFEAIRHDPGFKNGNYDKDDLKANSLPGLAIGRMAGLISYLGPNSLDEKFGRKYTDTDGLYELFGRFEVERYLEYNAYNFPKVFDPLSYLYICKTMNIFNAARGSDKLEDSFSKVEAKLHLISFSDDILFFPKEMKEIYDIMKKIGKEDLVTYKMIESSHGHDSFLVELDKFKDYIKDILEDRI, encoded by the coding sequence TTGAAAATCGAAACAAAAACAGCACAATTTAAAGAACCTTTAAAACTAGAAAGTGGACGGCTTCTTGATCATTATGAAATAATTTACGAAACCTATGGCGAATTAAACGAAGACAAGTCCAATGTAATCGTGATTTGTCATGCACTTTCAGGTTCACATCATGCAGCAGGAAGATATAACAATGAAGCAAAAGCAGGGTGGTGGGATAACTTTATAGGGGATGGGAAAACCATTGATACCTTAAAATACTATGTGATCTGTACCAATAATCTTGGTTCCTGTTTTGGTTCTACTTCTCCTATGAGTATTGATCCGGCTACAAATAAAGCCTATAGAATGAAGTTTCCTGTATTAACTATTTCAGATATTGTAAAAGCACAAATACGTTTATTTGAAGCTCTTAATATTTATCACGTACGAGCAGTTATTGGTGGTTCTATGGGTGGAATGCAAGCTATTTGTTATTCTATTGATCACAGTAGTTTTGCTGATATTGTTATTCCTTTGGCAACCACTGCTTATACAAGACCTTGGGCTATTGCTTCTAATAAAATAGCTTTTGAAGCAATACGACATGACCCTGGTTTTAAAAATGGAAATTATGACAAAGATGATTTAAAAGCTAACTCTCTTCCAGGATTAGCTATTGGAAGAATGGCTGGTTTAATTTCATATTTAGGCCCTAATTCTCTTGATGAAAAATTTGGTCGTAAATATACTGATACCGATGGTTTATATGAATTGTTTGGACGTTTTGAAGTAGAGAGATATTTAGAATACAATGCTTATAACTTTCCAAAAGTATTTGATCCTTTGTCGTATTTATATATTTGTAAAACAATGAATATTTTTAATGCAGCACGTGGAAGTGATAAATTAGAGGATTCTTTCTCTAAGGTTGAAGCTAAACTTCATTTGATATCTTTTTCTGATGATATATTGTTTTTTCCTAAAGAAATGAAAGAAATATACGATATTATGAAAAAGATTGGTAAAGAAGACCTTGTTACTTATAAAATGATTGAATCGTCTCATGGGCATGATTCATTTTTGGTAGAACTTGATAAATTTAAAGATTATATAAAAGATATATTAGAGGATAGAATATGA
- a CDS encoding ATP-binding protein, whose product MFLAREKEISLLEEDYLKASSSYICLFGRKNIGKTILLNEYCKNKKRFYISFTEISEMLYFNNLTKFVYNFFEITSSKKISSFTDFLVFLSDVEVKYKTIIILDDFNILLKINKNALALFYEYWKKSLKKQNLQIILSSSVQSSKKEFTSIYEKSNVKIILDELDYSVITKVIKDLPKKDLMYVYACFGSNIALLEQYDVKKDFLLNVKELILLNKKHLYTDAITLLKYELSDISTYSSILYAISMGNNKIGDIAALIEVKSSFLTRYIQKLVELMIIEKEIPLNDDPIKSKFGRYDIKDNFTKFWFCYIFPYSFLLEQNNFYPITAYIRNDFSKRLVHKAYKKYVISIIKKDSFKFLGYEAIKISSWWNNKTSEIDIIAYNKKDITFLDCQWRKNEPLELSYSRLKTKSKLFESPLTKNYIIFAKK is encoded by the coding sequence ATGTTTTTAGCTAGGGAAAAAGAAATATCACTTTTAGAAGAAGATTATCTAAAAGCCAGCTCTAGTTATATCTGCCTTTTTGGTAGGAAAAATATTGGTAAAACAATACTTCTTAATGAATACTGCAAAAACAAAAAAAGATTTTACATTTCATTTACTGAAATATCTGAAATGCTCTATTTCAATAATCTTACAAAGTTTGTTTATAATTTTTTTGAAATTACTTCCAGTAAAAAAATAAGTAGTTTTACTGACTTTCTTGTTTTTTTATCTGACGTTGAAGTGAAATATAAAACAATTATTATTTTGGATGATTTTAATATCTTGCTTAAAATAAATAAAAATGCACTTGCCTTATTTTATGAATACTGGAAAAAAAGTTTAAAAAAACAAAACCTGCAAATCATCCTCTCAAGTTCGGTACAAAGCAGTAAAAAAGAATTTACAAGTATTTATGAAAAAAGCAATGTAAAAATTATATTAGATGAACTTGATTATTCTGTTATTACAAAAGTAATTAAAGACTTGCCCAAAAAGGACTTAATGTATGTATACGCATGTTTTGGAAGTAATATTGCTTTATTAGAACAATACGATGTAAAAAAAGATTTTTTACTCAATGTGAAAGAACTTATACTTTTGAATAAAAAACATTTATATACCGATGCAATAACACTGCTAAAATATGAATTAAGTGATATTTCAACCTACAGTTCTATTTTATATGCAATTTCTATGGGAAATAATAAAATAGGGGATATTGCTGCATTGATAGAAGTTAAGTCTTCATTCTTAACGCGGTATATACAAAAACTAGTGGAGTTAATGATTATTGAAAAAGAAATTCCTCTGAACGATGATCCTATCAAAAGTAAGTTTGGTCGTTATGATATTAAAGATAATTTTACAAAATTTTGGTTTTGTTATATTTTCCCTTATAGTTTTTTACTTGAACAAAACAATTTTTACCCAATTACTGCCTACATACGAAATGATTTTTCTAAAAGACTGGTACATAAAGCCTATAAAAAGTATGTTATTTCTATTATTAAAAAAGATTCTTTTAAATTCCTAGGTTATGAAGCAATTAAAATATCCAGTTGGTGGAATAATAAAACAAGTGAAATCGATATCATTGCTTATAATAAAAAAGACATTACTTTTCTTGATTGTCAGTGGCGAAAGAATGAACCTTTGGAACTCTCATATTCAAGGCTTAAAACCAAATCTAAGTTATTTGAAAGTCCTTTAACAAAAAACTATATTATTTTTGCAAAAAAATAA